Proteins from a genomic interval of Danio rerio strain Tuebingen ecotype United States chromosome 4, GRCz12tu, whole genome shotgun sequence:
- the si:ch211-203c5.3 gene encoding NACHT, LRR and PYD domains-containing protein 3 isoform X1, with protein MVGYDTECSVCVVCSRMLVCVCVVHLRCSMAEERVKDSLSEKHSVRSGSCVSSSVSLKSDWSKGNPPQFSGESPSSAQSVEYESADSGDETHRRHKSFTDNLQSIFQNLESKMIRFLKNQLEKFKKILQEENRQEFVKEFNENRSIMTEAALDLTLFFLREIKQDQAADTLQDELLYINQLKCSLKKKYQRVFEGIAQQGDSTLLNNIYTDLYITQGASEQVNTEHEIRQIEAASRRHQSLEIQVECKHLFEAAEQDERIRTVLTKGVAGIGKSVSVQKFVLDWAEGKENQDISFIFPLPFREMNLKEKERQSLKDLITQFFPETKGLNLTRSTRFKVLFILDGLDECRLPLNFAGNETCHDVSSAVSLDVLLTNLIKGNLLPSALIWITSRPAAASKIPADCIDRLTEIRGFNDAQKEEYFRKRLTDQNQAREIIDHIKQSKSLFIMCHIPVFCWISATVLQNILKLKHRAHAETLQESSKTLTQMYTHFLRFQIQQSRKKYDGENTADVSWDPKLILSLGKLAFQQLERNNVIFYESDLKDCGIDVYKASVYSGMCTQIFKEETGIILGTMYCFLHLSIQEFIAALYQHLILDRDKKHGLFLQIGKNKGVTDFLKTAVDKALESENGHLDLYLRFLLGLSLQSNRQLLRGLLTQQDDRDQSKKKIIAYIKQKLKGNLSPERSINLFYCLNELNDQTLLKEIQSHLSSGRLSSARLSPAQWSALVFVLLTSEEELEEFELHKFQRSDECLIRLSAVIKTSKRALLQSCNLTVQCCESLSSALQSSNCVLRELDLSNNDLQDSGVKLLSDGLKSQHCKLEILRLSGCMVTEEGCGFLSSALTSNPSHLRELDLSYNHPGDSGVKLLSEQLEDPNYTLDKLNLDHGGETRITAGPHKYVCFLTLDPNTAHTRLILSEENREVKRVRENQPYPDHPDRFDGYVYPQVLCRESVCGRCYWEIDWSGDDGVFISVSYKSIRRKGGGVECWFGCNAQSWSLLCDSSSFSFRHNNTLTDLPVEALSRRIGVFVDHSAGTLIFYNIYRDTMSLIHSVQTTFTEPLCAGFGFSSGSSVKLS; from the exons tgtgagatcaggatcatgtgtgtccagctctgtgtctctgaagagtgactggtCTAAAGGGAATCCACCACAGTTCAGTGGGGAATCACCATCATCTGCCCAAAG TGTTGAATATGAGTCAGCAGATTCAGGAGACGAGACTCACAGGAGACACAAGAGCTTCACAGACAATCTCCAGTCAATCTTTCAG AATCTTGAGAGTAAAATGatcagatttctgaagaatcaactGGAGAAATTTAAGAAAATCTTACAAGAAGAAAACAGACAAGAGTTTGTAAAGGAGTTTAATGAGAACAGAAGCATTATGacagaagcagctcttgatctcacactcttcttcctgagagagatAAAGCAAGATCAAGCTGCTGATACTCTCCAGG aTGAGCTGCTCTAcattaatcagcttaaatgtagcctgaagaagaaatatcaacgtgtgtttgaaggaattgctcagcaaggagactccacacttctgaataacatctacacagatctctatatcactcagggtgcgagtgaacaggtcaacactgaacatgagatcagacagattgaagctgcttccagacgtcatcagtcactagagatacaggttgaatgcaaacatttgtttgaagcagctgaacaagaTGAGCGgatcagaactgtcctgacaaaaggagttgctggcatcgggaaatcagtctctgtgcaaaagtttgttctggattgggctgaagggaaagaaaatcaagacatcagcttcatatttcctcttccattcagagagatgaacttaaaggagaaagaaagacaaagtttaaaagacctcataactcagtttttccctgagactaaaggactgaaccttacaagaagcacacgattcaaagtcctgttcatccttgatggattggatgaatgtcgtcttcctctgaactttgctggtaatgagacgtgtcatgatgtatcttcagcagtctctctggatgttctcctgacgaacctcatcaagggaaatctgcttccttctgctctcatctggatcaccagcagaccagcagctgccagtaagattcctgctgactgtatcgaccggctgacagagatacgaggattcaatgatgcccaaaaggaggagtacttcagaaagagactcacagatcagaatcaggccagagaaatcattgatcacattaaacagtcaaagagtctctttattatgtgccacatcccagtcttctgctggatttcagccactgttctccagaacatactgaaactgaaacacagggctcatgctgaaacactgcaggaatcttccaagactctgacacagatgtacacacactttctccgctttcagatccagcagagcagaaaaaagtatgatggagaaaacacagcagatgtctcctgggatccaaagctcatcctttcactggggaaactggccttccagcagctggaaagaaacaatgtgatcttctatgagagcgatctgaaagactgtggcattgacgtctataaggcatcggtgtactcaggcatgtgtacccagatctttaaggaggagacgggaatcattcttggtaccatgtactgctttcttcacttgagcattcaggagttcattgcagccctttatcaacatCTGATTCTAGACAGAGACAAGAAGCATGGATTGTTTTTACAGATAGGCAAAAATAAAGGCGTGACCGATTTCCTGAAGACAGCAGTAgacaaggctctggaaagtgagaatggacatctggacctttaccttcgcttccttctcggtctgtcactccagtccaatcgacaactcttacgaggcctgttgacacagcaggatgacagagaccagagcaaaaaaaaaataattgcctacatcaagcagaaacttAAAGGGAATTtgtctccagagagatccatcaatctgttctactgtctgaatgaactgaacgaccaaactctgctgaaagagattcagtctcaccTCAGTAGTGGACGTCTGTCATCTGCTCGcctttcacctgcccagtggtctgctctggtctttgtgttgttgacctcagaggaggagctggaagagtttgagcttcacaaattccagagatcagacgagtgtctcatcagactTTCAGCAGTCATCAAAACCTCTAAAAGAGCCTT actacagagctgtaatctcactgttcagtgctgtgagagtttgtcttcagctctacaatcctcaaactgtgtgctgagagagctggacctgagtaacaatgacctgcaggattcaggagtgaagcttctctctgatggactgaagagtcaacactgtaaactggagatacTGAG attgtctggctgtatggtgacagaggaaggctgtggttttctgtcttcagctctgacttcaaacccctcacacctgagagagctggatctgagctacaatcatccaggagattcaggagtcaagctgctctctgaacaactggaggatccaaactacacactggacaaactcaa tttggatcatggaggagagacgaggattacagcaggaccacacaaat atgtctgtttcctcactctggatccaaacacagcacacactcgactcattctgtctgaggagaacagagaggtgaagcgtgtgagagagaatcagccgtatcctgatcatccagacagatttgatggttATGTTtatcctcaggtgttgtgcagagagagtgtgtgtggacgctgttactgggagattgactggagtggagatgatggtgtgtttatatcagtgtcatataagagcatcaggaggaagggaggaggtGTTGAGTGTTGGTTTGGatgtaatgctcagtcctggagtttgctcTGTGATTCCTCCAGTTTCTCATTCAGACACAATAACACACTCACTGATCTCCCAGTGGaggcgctcagcaggagaataggagtgtttgtggatcacagtgcaggaactctgatcttctacaacatctatagagacacaatgagcctcatccactcagtccagaccacattcactgagccacTCTGTGCTGGGTTTGGGTTTAgttctggatcatcagtgaaactgagctga
- the si:ch211-203c5.3 gene encoding NLR family CARD domain-containing protein 3 isoform X3, producing the protein MAEERVKDSLSEKHSVRSGSCVSSSVSLKSDWSKGNPPQFSGESPSSAQRYCVFYIISFTDNLQSIFQNLESKMIRFLKNQLEKFKKILQEENRQEFVKEFNENRSIMTEAALDLTLFFLREIKQDQAADTLQDELLYINQLKCSLKKKYQRVFEGIAQQGDSTLLNNIYTDLYITQGASEQVNTEHEIRQIEAASRRHQSLEIQVECKHLFEAAEQDERIRTVLTKGVAGIGKSVSVQKFVLDWAEGKENQDISFIFPLPFREMNLKEKERQSLKDLITQFFPETKGLNLTRSTRFKVLFILDGLDECRLPLNFAGNETCHDVSSAVSLDVLLTNLIKGNLLPSALIWITSRPAAASKIPADCIDRLTEIRGFNDAQKEEYFRKRLTDQNQAREIIDHIKQSKSLFIMCHIPVFCWISATVLQNILKLKHRAHAETLQESSKTLTQMYTHFLRFQIQQSRKKYDGENTADVSWDPKLILSLGKLAFQQLERNNVIFYESDLKDCGIDVYKASVYSGMCTQIFKEETGIILGTMYCFLHLSIQEFIAALYQHLILDRDKKHGLFLQIGKNKGVTDFLKTAVDKALESENGHLDLYLRFLLGLSLQSNRQLLRGLLTQQDDRDQSKKKIIAYIKQKLKGNLSPERSINLFYCLNELNDQTLLKEIQSHLSSGRLSSARLSPAQWSALVFVLLTSEEELEEFELHKFQRSDECLIRLSAVIKTSKRALLQSCNLTVQCCESLSSALQSSNCVLRELDLSNNDLQDSGVKLLSDGLKSQHCKLEILRLSGCMVTEEGCGFLSSALTSNPSHLRELDLSYNHPGDSGVKLLSEQLEDPNYTLDKLNLDHGGETRITAGPHKYVCFLTLDPNTAHTRLILSEENREVKRVRENQPYPDHPDRFDGYVYPQVLCRESVCGRCYWEIDWSGDDGVFISVSYKSIRRKGGGVECWFGCNAQSWSLLCDSSSFSFRHNNTLTDLPVEALSRRIGVFVDHSAGTLIFYNIYRDTMSLIHSVQTTFTEPLCAGFGFSSGSSVKLS; encoded by the exons tgtgagatcaggatcatgtgtgtccagctctgtgtctctgaagagtgactggtCTAAAGGGAATCCACCACAGTTCAGTGGGGAATCACCATCATCTGCCCAAAGGTATTGTGTGTTTTACATTATT AGCTTCACAGACAATCTCCAGTCAATCTTTCAG AATCTTGAGAGTAAAATGatcagatttctgaagaatcaactGGAGAAATTTAAGAAAATCTTACAAGAAGAAAACAGACAAGAGTTTGTAAAGGAGTTTAATGAGAACAGAAGCATTATGacagaagcagctcttgatctcacactcttcttcctgagagagatAAAGCAAGATCAAGCTGCTGATACTCTCCAGG aTGAGCTGCTCTAcattaatcagcttaaatgtagcctgaagaagaaatatcaacgtgtgtttgaaggaattgctcagcaaggagactccacacttctgaataacatctacacagatctctatatcactcagggtgcgagtgaacaggtcaacactgaacatgagatcagacagattgaagctgcttccagacgtcatcagtcactagagatacaggttgaatgcaaacatttgtttgaagcagctgaacaagaTGAGCGgatcagaactgtcctgacaaaaggagttgctggcatcgggaaatcagtctctgtgcaaaagtttgttctggattgggctgaagggaaagaaaatcaagacatcagcttcatatttcctcttccattcagagagatgaacttaaaggagaaagaaagacaaagtttaaaagacctcataactcagtttttccctgagactaaaggactgaaccttacaagaagcacacgattcaaagtcctgttcatccttgatggattggatgaatgtcgtcttcctctgaactttgctggtaatgagacgtgtcatgatgtatcttcagcagtctctctggatgttctcctgacgaacctcatcaagggaaatctgcttccttctgctctcatctggatcaccagcagaccagcagctgccagtaagattcctgctgactgtatcgaccggctgacagagatacgaggattcaatgatgcccaaaaggaggagtacttcagaaagagactcacagatcagaatcaggccagagaaatcattgatcacattaaacagtcaaagagtctctttattatgtgccacatcccagtcttctgctggatttcagccactgttctccagaacatactgaaactgaaacacagggctcatgctgaaacactgcaggaatcttccaagactctgacacagatgtacacacactttctccgctttcagatccagcagagcagaaaaaagtatgatggagaaaacacagcagatgtctcctgggatccaaagctcatcctttcactggggaaactggccttccagcagctggaaagaaacaatgtgatcttctatgagagcgatctgaaagactgtggcattgacgtctataaggcatcggtgtactcaggcatgtgtacccagatctttaaggaggagacgggaatcattcttggtaccatgtactgctttcttcacttgagcattcaggagttcattgcagccctttatcaacatCTGATTCTAGACAGAGACAAGAAGCATGGATTGTTTTTACAGATAGGCAAAAATAAAGGCGTGACCGATTTCCTGAAGACAGCAGTAgacaaggctctggaaagtgagaatggacatctggacctttaccttcgcttccttctcggtctgtcactccagtccaatcgacaactcttacgaggcctgttgacacagcaggatgacagagaccagagcaaaaaaaaaataattgcctacatcaagcagaaacttAAAGGGAATTtgtctccagagagatccatcaatctgttctactgtctgaatgaactgaacgaccaaactctgctgaaagagattcagtctcaccTCAGTAGTGGACGTCTGTCATCTGCTCGcctttcacctgcccagtggtctgctctggtctttgtgttgttgacctcagaggaggagctggaagagtttgagcttcacaaattccagagatcagacgagtgtctcatcagactTTCAGCAGTCATCAAAACCTCTAAAAGAGCCTT actacagagctgtaatctcactgttcagtgctgtgagagtttgtcttcagctctacaatcctcaaactgtgtgctgagagagctggacctgagtaacaatgacctgcaggattcaggagtgaagcttctctctgatggactgaagagtcaacactgtaaactggagatacTGAG attgtctggctgtatggtgacagaggaaggctgtggttttctgtcttcagctctgacttcaaacccctcacacctgagagagctggatctgagctacaatcatccaggagattcaggagtcaagctgctctctgaacaactggaggatccaaactacacactggacaaactcaa tttggatcatggaggagagacgaggattacagcaggaccacacaaat atgtctgtttcctcactctggatccaaacacagcacacactcgactcattctgtctgaggagaacagagaggtgaagcgtgtgagagagaatcagccgtatcctgatcatccagacagatttgatggttATGTTtatcctcaggtgttgtgcagagagagtgtgtgtggacgctgttactgggagattgactggagtggagatgatggtgtgtttatatcagtgtcatataagagcatcaggaggaagggaggaggtGTTGAGTGTTGGTTTGGatgtaatgctcagtcctggagtttgctcTGTGATTCCTCCAGTTTCTCATTCAGACACAATAACACACTCACTGATCTCCCAGTGGaggcgctcagcaggagaataggagtgtttgtggatcacagtgcaggaactctgatcttctacaacatctatagagacacaatgagcctcatccactcagtccagaccacattcactgagccacTCTGTGCTGGGTTTGGGTTTAgttctggatcatcagtgaaactgagctga
- the si:ch211-203c5.3 gene encoding NLR family CARD domain-containing protein 3 isoform X2: MAEERVKDSLSEKHSVRSGSCVSSSVSLKSDWSKGNPPQFSGESPSSAQSVEYESADSGDETHRRHKSFTDNLQSIFQNLESKMIRFLKNQLEKFKKILQEENRQEFVKEFNENRSIMTEAALDLTLFFLREIKQDQAADTLQDELLYINQLKCSLKKKYQRVFEGIAQQGDSTLLNNIYTDLYITQGASEQVNTEHEIRQIEAASRRHQSLEIQVECKHLFEAAEQDERIRTVLTKGVAGIGKSVSVQKFVLDWAEGKENQDISFIFPLPFREMNLKEKERQSLKDLITQFFPETKGLNLTRSTRFKVLFILDGLDECRLPLNFAGNETCHDVSSAVSLDVLLTNLIKGNLLPSALIWITSRPAAASKIPADCIDRLTEIRGFNDAQKEEYFRKRLTDQNQAREIIDHIKQSKSLFIMCHIPVFCWISATVLQNILKLKHRAHAETLQESSKTLTQMYTHFLRFQIQQSRKKYDGENTADVSWDPKLILSLGKLAFQQLERNNVIFYESDLKDCGIDVYKASVYSGMCTQIFKEETGIILGTMYCFLHLSIQEFIAALYQHLILDRDKKHGLFLQIGKNKGVTDFLKTAVDKALESENGHLDLYLRFLLGLSLQSNRQLLRGLLTQQDDRDQSKKKIIAYIKQKLKGNLSPERSINLFYCLNELNDQTLLKEIQSHLSSGRLSSARLSPAQWSALVFVLLTSEEELEEFELHKFQRSDECLIRLSAVIKTSKRALLQSCNLTVQCCESLSSALQSSNCVLRELDLSNNDLQDSGVKLLSDGLKSQHCKLEILRLSGCMVTEEGCGFLSSALTSNPSHLRELDLSYNHPGDSGVKLLSEQLEDPNYTLDKLNLDHGGETRITAGPHKYVCFLTLDPNTAHTRLILSEENREVKRVRENQPYPDHPDRFDGYVYPQVLCRESVCGRCYWEIDWSGDDGVFISVSYKSIRRKGGGVECWFGCNAQSWSLLCDSSSFSFRHNNTLTDLPVEALSRRIGVFVDHSAGTLIFYNIYRDTMSLIHSVQTTFTEPLCAGFGFSSGSSVKLS, from the exons tgtgagatcaggatcatgtgtgtccagctctgtgtctctgaagagtgactggtCTAAAGGGAATCCACCACAGTTCAGTGGGGAATCACCATCATCTGCCCAAAG TGTTGAATATGAGTCAGCAGATTCAGGAGACGAGACTCACAGGAGACACAAGAGCTTCACAGACAATCTCCAGTCAATCTTTCAG AATCTTGAGAGTAAAATGatcagatttctgaagaatcaactGGAGAAATTTAAGAAAATCTTACAAGAAGAAAACAGACAAGAGTTTGTAAAGGAGTTTAATGAGAACAGAAGCATTATGacagaagcagctcttgatctcacactcttcttcctgagagagatAAAGCAAGATCAAGCTGCTGATACTCTCCAGG aTGAGCTGCTCTAcattaatcagcttaaatgtagcctgaagaagaaatatcaacgtgtgtttgaaggaattgctcagcaaggagactccacacttctgaataacatctacacagatctctatatcactcagggtgcgagtgaacaggtcaacactgaacatgagatcagacagattgaagctgcttccagacgtcatcagtcactagagatacaggttgaatgcaaacatttgtttgaagcagctgaacaagaTGAGCGgatcagaactgtcctgacaaaaggagttgctggcatcgggaaatcagtctctgtgcaaaagtttgttctggattgggctgaagggaaagaaaatcaagacatcagcttcatatttcctcttccattcagagagatgaacttaaaggagaaagaaagacaaagtttaaaagacctcataactcagtttttccctgagactaaaggactgaaccttacaagaagcacacgattcaaagtcctgttcatccttgatggattggatgaatgtcgtcttcctctgaactttgctggtaatgagacgtgtcatgatgtatcttcagcagtctctctggatgttctcctgacgaacctcatcaagggaaatctgcttccttctgctctcatctggatcaccagcagaccagcagctgccagtaagattcctgctgactgtatcgaccggctgacagagatacgaggattcaatgatgcccaaaaggaggagtacttcagaaagagactcacagatcagaatcaggccagagaaatcattgatcacattaaacagtcaaagagtctctttattatgtgccacatcccagtcttctgctggatttcagccactgttctccagaacatactgaaactgaaacacagggctcatgctgaaacactgcaggaatcttccaagactctgacacagatgtacacacactttctccgctttcagatccagcagagcagaaaaaagtatgatggagaaaacacagcagatgtctcctgggatccaaagctcatcctttcactggggaaactggccttccagcagctggaaagaaacaatgtgatcttctatgagagcgatctgaaagactgtggcattgacgtctataaggcatcggtgtactcaggcatgtgtacccagatctttaaggaggagacgggaatcattcttggtaccatgtactgctttcttcacttgagcattcaggagttcattgcagccctttatcaacatCTGATTCTAGACAGAGACAAGAAGCATGGATTGTTTTTACAGATAGGCAAAAATAAAGGCGTGACCGATTTCCTGAAGACAGCAGTAgacaaggctctggaaagtgagaatggacatctggacctttaccttcgcttccttctcggtctgtcactccagtccaatcgacaactcttacgaggcctgttgacacagcaggatgacagagaccagagcaaaaaaaaaataattgcctacatcaagcagaaacttAAAGGGAATTtgtctccagagagatccatcaatctgttctactgtctgaatgaactgaacgaccaaactctgctgaaagagattcagtctcaccTCAGTAGTGGACGTCTGTCATCTGCTCGcctttcacctgcccagtggtctgctctggtctttgtgttgttgacctcagaggaggagctggaagagtttgagcttcacaaattccagagatcagacgagtgtctcatcagactTTCAGCAGTCATCAAAACCTCTAAAAGAGCCTT actacagagctgtaatctcactgttcagtgctgtgagagtttgtcttcagctctacaatcctcaaactgtgtgctgagagagctggacctgagtaacaatgacctgcaggattcaggagtgaagcttctctctgatggactgaagagtcaacactgtaaactggagatacTGAG attgtctggctgtatggtgacagaggaaggctgtggttttctgtcttcagctctgacttcaaacccctcacacctgagagagctggatctgagctacaatcatccaggagattcaggagtcaagctgctctctgaacaactggaggatccaaactacacactggacaaactcaa tttggatcatggaggagagacgaggattacagcaggaccacacaaat atgtctgtttcctcactctggatccaaacacagcacacactcgactcattctgtctgaggagaacagagaggtgaagcgtgtgagagagaatcagccgtatcctgatcatccagacagatttgatggttATGTTtatcctcaggtgttgtgcagagagagtgtgtgtggacgctgttactgggagattgactggagtggagatgatggtgtgtttatatcagtgtcatataagagcatcaggaggaagggaggaggtGTTGAGTGTTGGTTTGGatgtaatgctcagtcctggagtttgctcTGTGATTCCTCCAGTTTCTCATTCAGACACAATAACACACTCACTGATCTCCCAGTGGaggcgctcagcaggagaataggagtgtttgtggatcacagtgcaggaactctgatcttctacaacatctatagagacacaatgagcctcatccactcagtccagaccacattcactgagccacTCTGTGCTGGGTTTGGGTTTAgttctggatcatcagtgaaactgagctga